In Gallus gallus isolate bGalGal1 chromosome 8, bGalGal1.mat.broiler.GRCg7b, whole genome shotgun sequence, one DNA window encodes the following:
- the DDX59 gene encoding probable ATP-dependent RNA helicase DDX59 isoform X2: MNLGGNGLEAVFRSMFLPRSVKVKRSADEDKSCTAKRNRLSSGGSSLEESTEFQDGKSAETATSTSKCNSNEVVQHTEPVAVPSDLGVPDASSGEDKGNTAEESSSEEPVKSFSKSQRWAEPGEPVCVVCGRYGEYICDKTDEDVCSLECKAKHLLQMQEKEEKLKSAHLAKGESQEESHLLNTAYFYKDHSFILSLQDEQVENLKLQLGIAIQGQQVPRPIIEFEHCGFPETLNSNLKNSGYEVPTPIQMQMIPVGLLGRDIVASADTGSGKTAAFLLPVIMKVLNETETPSALILAPTRELAIQIERQAKELMAGLPNMRTVLLVGGLPLPPQLHRLKQSVKVIIATPGRLLEILRQSSVQLHGIKIVVVDEVDTMLKMGFQQQVLDILEDISHDHQTILVSATIPVGIEHLANQLLHNFVRITIGEKNLPCSNVRQIILWVEEPSKKKKLFEILNDKKLFKPPVLVFVDCKLGADLLSDAVHKITGLQCTSMHSEKSQVERTAILQGLLQEKYEVIVSTGVLGRGLDLVNVKLVVNFDMPSSMDEYVHQVGRAGRLGHSGTAITFINNNGKKLFWDVVKRVKPTGTILPPQLLNSPYLHDQKRREQQRLKQLENSLVTGDNIMDIIRKHDKNNSQR, translated from the exons ATGAACTTGGGAGGTAATGGATTGGAAGCTGTTTTCAG AAGCATGTTTTTACCAAGATCTGTTAAAGTCAAGAGGAGTGCTGATGAGGACAAAAGCTGTACAGCCAAGAGAAATAGATTGTCTTCTGGGGGGTCTTCGTTAGAGGAGAGCACTGAGTTCCAAGACGGTAAATCAGCTGAAACAGCAACTTCCACTTCAAAATGCAACTCGAATGAAGTTGTACAGCACACAGAACCCGTCGCTGTGCCGTCAGATCTTGGTGTTCCTGACGCGTCTTCAGGAGAAGACAAGGGAAATACTGCCGAAGAGAGCTCTTCTGAAGAACCCGTAAAATCCTTCAGCAAATCCCAGCGTTGGGCTGAACCTGGAGAACCTGTGTGCGTTGTCTGTGGCCGCTATGGAGAGTATATATGTGACAAAACAGATGAAGATGTTTGTAGCTTGGAATGTAAAGCCAAACACCTTCTACAAAtgcaagaaaaggaggaaaagctcAAATCTGCTCACCTTGCCAAAGGAGAATCTCAAGAAGAAAGTCACCTGCTTAATACAGCTTATTTCTATAAAGATCACTCCTTTATCTTAAGTTTGCAAGATGAGCAGGTTGAGAACCTTAAACTGCAGTTAGGTATTGCCATCCAGGGCCAGCAAGTTCCAAGACCTATTATAGAGTTTGAACACTGTGGTTTTCCTGAAACTTTGAACAGTAACTTAAAGAATTCTGGCTATGAAGTCCCAACTCCCATCCAAATGCAAATGATCCCCGTTGGACTGTTAGGGAGGGATATTGTGGCTAGTGCAGACACAGGctcaggaaaaacagcagcctTCCTGCTCCCTGTTATTATGAAGGTTTTGAACGAG ACAGAAACTCCATCTGCCCTTATTTTGGCACCAACAAGAGAGTTGGCAATTCAGATAGAAAGGCAAGCTAAAGAACTCATGGCTGGTTTACCAAACATGAGAACAGTTCTCCTGGTAGGAGGTTTACCGCTGCCACCACAGCTTCATCGTCTCAAGCAGAGTGTGAAG GTTATAATAGCAACACCTGGAAGACTTCTTGAGATTTTAAGGCAAAGTTCTGTTCAACTGCATGGCATAAAAATTGTAGTAGTGGATGAA GTGGATACTATGTTAAAAATGGGCTTCCAGCAGCAAGTGTTGGATATTTTGGAAGACATCTCTCATGATCATCAGACCATACTGGTGTCAGCCACAATCCCAGTGGGTATCGAACACTTAGCAAATCAGCTTCTGCACAATTTTGTAAGAATAacaattggggaaaaaaatctaccaTGTTCCAACGTGCGCCAGATAATTCTGTGGGTGGAAGAGCCAtctaaaaagaagaaactgtttGAAATATTAAAT GATAAGAAACTCTTCAAGCCTCCAGTGTTGGTATTTGTGGACTGCAAGCTAGGAGCAGATCTGTTGAGTGATGCTGTTCATAAGATCACAGGATTACAGTGTACATCTATGCATTCTGAAAAATCTCAGGTGGAAAGGACAGCCATATTACAG GGATTACTTCAAGAGAAGTATGAAGTGATAGTAAGTACTGGAGTCCTTGGGCGAGGACTTGACCTTGTCAATGTCAAACTGGTAGTAAATTTTGATATGCCTTCAAGTATGGATGAATATGTAcatcag GTTGGAAGAGCAGGGCGGCTGGGTCACAGTGGAACTGCCATCACTTTTATCAATAACAACGGCAAGAAACTCTTCTGGGATGTTGTGAAGAGGGTAAAACCAACAGGCACTATTCTTCCCCCACAGCTGCTTAATTCCCCGTATCTTCATGACCAAAAGAGAAGGGAACAACAGAGACTTAAACAATTAGAAAATAGCCTTGTAACGGGGGATAATATTATGGACATCATtagaaaacatgacaaaaataatTCTCAGAGGTAA
- the DDX59 gene encoding probable ATP-dependent RNA helicase DDX59 isoform X1, producing MDFIQLFLKGKYILVEISAYSTKVSVYIGLLQICLIPKRSMFLPRSVKVKRSADEDKSCTAKRNRLSSGGSSLEESTEFQDGKSAETATSTSKCNSNEVVQHTEPVAVPSDLGVPDASSGEDKGNTAEESSSEEPVKSFSKSQRWAEPGEPVCVVCGRYGEYICDKTDEDVCSLECKAKHLLQMQEKEEKLKSAHLAKGESQEESHLLNTAYFYKDHSFILSLQDEQVENLKLQLGIAIQGQQVPRPIIEFEHCGFPETLNSNLKNSGYEVPTPIQMQMIPVGLLGRDIVASADTGSGKTAAFLLPVIMKVLNETETPSALILAPTRELAIQIERQAKELMAGLPNMRTVLLVGGLPLPPQLHRLKQSVKVIIATPGRLLEILRQSSVQLHGIKIVVVDEVDTMLKMGFQQQVLDILEDISHDHQTILVSATIPVGIEHLANQLLHNFVRITIGEKNLPCSNVRQIILWVEEPSKKKKLFEILNDKKLFKPPVLVFVDCKLGADLLSDAVHKITGLQCTSMHSEKSQVERTAILQGLLQEKYEVIVSTGVLGRGLDLVNVKLVVNFDMPSSMDEYVHQVGRAGRLGHSGTAITFINNNGKKLFWDVVKRVKPTGTILPPQLLNSPYLHDQKRREQQRLKQLENSLVTGDNIMDIIRKHDKNNSQR from the exons ATGGATTTCATACAGCTTTTCCTAAAGGGAAAGTACATTTTAGTGGAGATTTCAGCTTACAGCACGAAAGTCTCTGTTTATATTGGACTTCTTCAGATTTGTTTAATACCCAAAAG AAGCATGTTTTTACCAAGATCTGTTAAAGTCAAGAGGAGTGCTGATGAGGACAAAAGCTGTACAGCCAAGAGAAATAGATTGTCTTCTGGGGGGTCTTCGTTAGAGGAGAGCACTGAGTTCCAAGACGGTAAATCAGCTGAAACAGCAACTTCCACTTCAAAATGCAACTCGAATGAAGTTGTACAGCACACAGAACCCGTCGCTGTGCCGTCAGATCTTGGTGTTCCTGACGCGTCTTCAGGAGAAGACAAGGGAAATACTGCCGAAGAGAGCTCTTCTGAAGAACCCGTAAAATCCTTCAGCAAATCCCAGCGTTGGGCTGAACCTGGAGAACCTGTGTGCGTTGTCTGTGGCCGCTATGGAGAGTATATATGTGACAAAACAGATGAAGATGTTTGTAGCTTGGAATGTAAAGCCAAACACCTTCTACAAAtgcaagaaaaggaggaaaagctcAAATCTGCTCACCTTGCCAAAGGAGAATCTCAAGAAGAAAGTCACCTGCTTAATACAGCTTATTTCTATAAAGATCACTCCTTTATCTTAAGTTTGCAAGATGAGCAGGTTGAGAACCTTAAACTGCAGTTAGGTATTGCCATCCAGGGCCAGCAAGTTCCAAGACCTATTATAGAGTTTGAACACTGTGGTTTTCCTGAAACTTTGAACAGTAACTTAAAGAATTCTGGCTATGAAGTCCCAACTCCCATCCAAATGCAAATGATCCCCGTTGGACTGTTAGGGAGGGATATTGTGGCTAGTGCAGACACAGGctcaggaaaaacagcagcctTCCTGCTCCCTGTTATTATGAAGGTTTTGAACGAG ACAGAAACTCCATCTGCCCTTATTTTGGCACCAACAAGAGAGTTGGCAATTCAGATAGAAAGGCAAGCTAAAGAACTCATGGCTGGTTTACCAAACATGAGAACAGTTCTCCTGGTAGGAGGTTTACCGCTGCCACCACAGCTTCATCGTCTCAAGCAGAGTGTGAAG GTTATAATAGCAACACCTGGAAGACTTCTTGAGATTTTAAGGCAAAGTTCTGTTCAACTGCATGGCATAAAAATTGTAGTAGTGGATGAA GTGGATACTATGTTAAAAATGGGCTTCCAGCAGCAAGTGTTGGATATTTTGGAAGACATCTCTCATGATCATCAGACCATACTGGTGTCAGCCACAATCCCAGTGGGTATCGAACACTTAGCAAATCAGCTTCTGCACAATTTTGTAAGAATAacaattggggaaaaaaatctaccaTGTTCCAACGTGCGCCAGATAATTCTGTGGGTGGAAGAGCCAtctaaaaagaagaaactgtttGAAATATTAAAT GATAAGAAACTCTTCAAGCCTCCAGTGTTGGTATTTGTGGACTGCAAGCTAGGAGCAGATCTGTTGAGTGATGCTGTTCATAAGATCACAGGATTACAGTGTACATCTATGCATTCTGAAAAATCTCAGGTGGAAAGGACAGCCATATTACAG GGATTACTTCAAGAGAAGTATGAAGTGATAGTAAGTACTGGAGTCCTTGGGCGAGGACTTGACCTTGTCAATGTCAAACTGGTAGTAAATTTTGATATGCCTTCAAGTATGGATGAATATGTAcatcag GTTGGAAGAGCAGGGCGGCTGGGTCACAGTGGAACTGCCATCACTTTTATCAATAACAACGGCAAGAAACTCTTCTGGGATGTTGTGAAGAGGGTAAAACCAACAGGCACTATTCTTCCCCCACAGCTGCTTAATTCCCCGTATCTTCATGACCAAAAGAGAAGGGAACAACAGAGACTTAAACAATTAGAAAATAGCCTTGTAACGGGGGATAATATTATGGACATCATtagaaaacatgacaaaaataatTCTCAGAGGTAA
- the DDX59 gene encoding probable ATP-dependent RNA helicase DDX59 isoform X3 gives MFLPRSVKVKRSADEDKSCTAKRNRLSSGGSSLEESTEFQDGKSAETATSTSKCNSNEVVQHTEPVAVPSDLGVPDASSGEDKGNTAEESSSEEPVKSFSKSQRWAEPGEPVCVVCGRYGEYICDKTDEDVCSLECKAKHLLQMQEKEEKLKSAHLAKGESQEESHLLNTAYFYKDHSFILSLQDEQVENLKLQLGIAIQGQQVPRPIIEFEHCGFPETLNSNLKNSGYEVPTPIQMQMIPVGLLGRDIVASADTGSGKTAAFLLPVIMKVLNETETPSALILAPTRELAIQIERQAKELMAGLPNMRTVLLVGGLPLPPQLHRLKQSVKVIIATPGRLLEILRQSSVQLHGIKIVVVDEVDTMLKMGFQQQVLDILEDISHDHQTILVSATIPVGIEHLANQLLHNFVRITIGEKNLPCSNVRQIILWVEEPSKKKKLFEILNDKKLFKPPVLVFVDCKLGADLLSDAVHKITGLQCTSMHSEKSQVERTAILQGLLQEKYEVIVSTGVLGRGLDLVNVKLVVNFDMPSSMDEYVHQVGRAGRLGHSGTAITFINNNGKKLFWDVVKRVKPTGTILPPQLLNSPYLHDQKRREQQRLKQLENSLVTGDNIMDIIRKHDKNNSQR, from the exons ATGTTTTTACCAAGATCTGTTAAAGTCAAGAGGAGTGCTGATGAGGACAAAAGCTGTACAGCCAAGAGAAATAGATTGTCTTCTGGGGGGTCTTCGTTAGAGGAGAGCACTGAGTTCCAAGACGGTAAATCAGCTGAAACAGCAACTTCCACTTCAAAATGCAACTCGAATGAAGTTGTACAGCACACAGAACCCGTCGCTGTGCCGTCAGATCTTGGTGTTCCTGACGCGTCTTCAGGAGAAGACAAGGGAAATACTGCCGAAGAGAGCTCTTCTGAAGAACCCGTAAAATCCTTCAGCAAATCCCAGCGTTGGGCTGAACCTGGAGAACCTGTGTGCGTTGTCTGTGGCCGCTATGGAGAGTATATATGTGACAAAACAGATGAAGATGTTTGTAGCTTGGAATGTAAAGCCAAACACCTTCTACAAAtgcaagaaaaggaggaaaagctcAAATCTGCTCACCTTGCCAAAGGAGAATCTCAAGAAGAAAGTCACCTGCTTAATACAGCTTATTTCTATAAAGATCACTCCTTTATCTTAAGTTTGCAAGATGAGCAGGTTGAGAACCTTAAACTGCAGTTAGGTATTGCCATCCAGGGCCAGCAAGTTCCAAGACCTATTATAGAGTTTGAACACTGTGGTTTTCCTGAAACTTTGAACAGTAACTTAAAGAATTCTGGCTATGAAGTCCCAACTCCCATCCAAATGCAAATGATCCCCGTTGGACTGTTAGGGAGGGATATTGTGGCTAGTGCAGACACAGGctcaggaaaaacagcagcctTCCTGCTCCCTGTTATTATGAAGGTTTTGAACGAG ACAGAAACTCCATCTGCCCTTATTTTGGCACCAACAAGAGAGTTGGCAATTCAGATAGAAAGGCAAGCTAAAGAACTCATGGCTGGTTTACCAAACATGAGAACAGTTCTCCTGGTAGGAGGTTTACCGCTGCCACCACAGCTTCATCGTCTCAAGCAGAGTGTGAAG GTTATAATAGCAACACCTGGAAGACTTCTTGAGATTTTAAGGCAAAGTTCTGTTCAACTGCATGGCATAAAAATTGTAGTAGTGGATGAA GTGGATACTATGTTAAAAATGGGCTTCCAGCAGCAAGTGTTGGATATTTTGGAAGACATCTCTCATGATCATCAGACCATACTGGTGTCAGCCACAATCCCAGTGGGTATCGAACACTTAGCAAATCAGCTTCTGCACAATTTTGTAAGAATAacaattggggaaaaaaatctaccaTGTTCCAACGTGCGCCAGATAATTCTGTGGGTGGAAGAGCCAtctaaaaagaagaaactgtttGAAATATTAAAT GATAAGAAACTCTTCAAGCCTCCAGTGTTGGTATTTGTGGACTGCAAGCTAGGAGCAGATCTGTTGAGTGATGCTGTTCATAAGATCACAGGATTACAGTGTACATCTATGCATTCTGAAAAATCTCAGGTGGAAAGGACAGCCATATTACAG GGATTACTTCAAGAGAAGTATGAAGTGATAGTAAGTACTGGAGTCCTTGGGCGAGGACTTGACCTTGTCAATGTCAAACTGGTAGTAAATTTTGATATGCCTTCAAGTATGGATGAATATGTAcatcag GTTGGAAGAGCAGGGCGGCTGGGTCACAGTGGAACTGCCATCACTTTTATCAATAACAACGGCAAGAAACTCTTCTGGGATGTTGTGAAGAGGGTAAAACCAACAGGCACTATTCTTCCCCCACAGCTGCTTAATTCCCCGTATCTTCATGACCAAAAGAGAAGGGAACAACAGAGACTTAAACAATTAGAAAATAGCCTTGTAACGGGGGATAATATTATGGACATCATtagaaaacatgacaaaaataatTCTCAGAGGTAA